From Canis lupus baileyi chromosome X, mCanLup2.hap1, whole genome shotgun sequence:
TTTTTTCTAATATGTTATTACAACTTACTAATATCTtttggcccagcagtttagcttTTAGGACTTTATCTTCTAGAACTCTAGAACTACTTGCTTACATGTGCATAAGGATTTCACAATAGCATTATTTGCAGGATTGAAAAATTAAGATCAACCTAACAACCCAGATGTTAGTTTAATAGGAAATTGGCGAAACACATTATGTTTGAAATACTGTGCAACAATTCCTAAGAATGCAATAAACCTGAAATTTTACACAAACTCACAATGAGGCAGATCTGTACGCCCTAGTACAGAAAAACGTCTAAGGTAAATTAACTTCTTTGTGTGTTATAGTACCCATTTTTGTAAAAGTAATGTGTGTTGGGTGTGCATGGGAAAAAGTCAGAAGGCGTATTATGCCAAACAGTTAATAGTGGCTTTTAATGGAAGCTGTTaactccctgccccccccccttctgtCAAAGGTACATTTCCCTGATTTGGTATTCCCACCATCACCCAAGTTTGGACATCGTGCTAGAAGGACTCACAAGACTCAGCAAATTATACTCATGGCTAAAGTTTGTTACAGTAAAGAATACAGAACAAAAGCAGTAAGGAAAAGATACACATCAGGGAGTCTAGGGAGGTCTGGCACAAGTCTTGTCCAAGGCCGCACACGATGTGCTTTCTTTCTGGCAGCAAACGACAGGGACATGTGcagaatctctctctcctgcccaggGAAACCCAGTTGAGTGTCAGGATCTGAGGCTTTTGTGGAGGGGTTGTTTTCACAGGCATATCCTGCTGGCAACCAGTTAAGACAATTGAAACTCAGGACCCCAGTAATGAAACCAGGTGCATGTCGTCAATCTTTATTTGTGCAAAGCAACCCTGACAAACTGGTACAGCACGGTCCATTGCTCCAGGTGTACACCACAAAATCATCAGTCTATCAGTGACGTAAAGAACATTCTGAGGTCCATGTTCCCAGGACTTGGCCTAGGGTCATTCATAGTCCCAGTGTCCCTCAGAGCTGCGAGGGCTAAGCAACCGGACCTGTTGGGTTAGTGCATTCTGCACAGCCCTGAAAGGTTTGATCTTAACGTTTCAAGGaatttgctttagtttttttcttaccggaaataaaatattactttatagCTAAAGTCTTGCCACCCCAAACCTACTCCTTTCCTACTGCTGCCTTGCTTTGAAGAATTTCTCACTGTCGTGAAATTAGTGtgccatttgtttatatttttattatgcggtagtaaatatacataaagctttttttatagcttttttctttcagtactgtTTTGTGTATACCATGTAGATGTCATTCTCCTTTTAACTGCCGTATAGTGTTCCATTGTGATTAAACCTGACTTTGTTCTACTGGGGGCAGTTGGATTGCATCCATGTGGTACTTTGCTCTTATAAACAGTGCTTCAGTGAACATCCTTACCATGTCTCCTTGTACACATGTTGGAAAATTTATCTAgtggagtggaattgctgagttgtaTGGTGTATTCATTGTCAGCTTGAAATAGTAtgaaactattttccaaaatgatttaaTCCATTTGCCACTGCCACAATTCACAGTCCATTTCCCTACAACATTAAGcattatttctgtaaatattgTAATCAGAAATTTTTAGTGGCTTTTAATCCTAAAGTATGTATTTATTGGACTCTTGCCTTTAAGAATTAGTGTCTGTGCATAATTTATGGATGTGTATTAAATTACTGAAGTCACTTGTTCAGTGTATTACATTCCAACAGTGATTGAAATAATTCAGTTAACAcctctttgttttttcatttacagtattttttaatggatactattatcatttaaaataatggttttttCAAACTTTTGAAGTTGAGAAAACAAAGCCCCATGTTAAAAGTGAATCTTACctggaaatcctttttttttttttttttttttttttttaagaggagagcTGTTTAGGTTGTTTTAAGTAAAGGAATTGGGGAACTTGAGTGTCTTTATATCAGAAATGTTAGAACCCTTGGAGTCCACAGTGGGTGGAGGGTTTGTGGTGGGTTGAAAATCAAAGTTGGGACAGGTTTGGAGCAGAGTCTTGAGATGAGTGGCAGTCTTAGAAAGACTGGGATGCATTTCTCCCACTGACATGATGGAAAGGGAACATGCTGAGAAGGAAAGGTGATTGCATATGGCTGTGTGGGAGTAGCTATATGGAATGGTATGTGATTTTTCAGCCACACAGAATAGTAAGCTGTGTTTGCCACAGAGTAGAATGGCTCAATGCTGATATTAAACCATGGGAGCCAGTGTTCATAAAGCATTCCCATATAGCAAGAGCTGGCTGAAACAGAAATGGTTTGCTGCTTTCAGCTGGTTTTCTCCAGGACCCAGCCAGTCTGTTTTAGTTGTTACTTGCCTGGCTCCATTAGGCATTTGAGTTAGTGTTCCTAACCTGAGACACTGGGAACAAAAAAGGAATGTGTGGAGAAGTAGCAATATAGGTCAGGAAGAAATAACAGTTACAAAGTGAAGCCTCCAAACATTTTTTAGCCTCAGCAACTATTTTAGTTCTTAATCTAtgaacacaaaaaagaaaatgttcttgttATCTGCTTAGATGTTCTCTACTTGTATTCTTTCTGCTATCATCTTGCTGCTTCCCAGAAGCTCCTGTACTCTTTATGTGACTTTGTTACTTTTCCAAGGCCTTTTTAGTAACTATTCAACActatagtctttttttatttttttattggtgttcaatttaccaacataaagaataacccccagtgcccgtcacccaatcactcccaccccccgccctcttccccttctaccacccctagttcgtttcccagagttatcagtctttatgttatgtctccctttctgatatttcccacacatttcttctcccttcccttatattccctttcactattatttatattccccacatgaatgagaacatataatgtttgtccttctccgactgactgacttcactccgcataataccctccagaacACTATAGTCTTATTCACACACCAGGTAGAGAGGttaacccctcccccccctcaTTTTAGCTTTGGCACCCTACTAGCAGTTGAATTCAATATGCTGGTGGAACCAACATATCTGTCTCAGGGTTGGGTGGGGGTAAGTTAGCATGGATTCCTGATTTTAGGGAATAATCACATCCTTTTCGCAACTGAAAGAGGGtagtttttaattattctaaATCCAGGGTGAAACAATTAATTAACTtgcataaaataacattttccaatTCAAATGGGCTTTGAGAATAAATTAATTCCAAGTGGCAAGTGAGCCCATATTTTTGCGTCCCTGGTTAATTTGTGCTGTATTCTATCAGGTTAAAAATCTGTTGGGTGTATTAAACTAAATGACTTGTGAATTTTAATCGTAagtgtatgtgtttatttctttcttctcacaTTAGAATTTGGTGGCTTTGGTTCTGTAACAGGAAAAATTGAATGCGAAATTAAAATTAACCATGAAGGAGAAGTAAACCGTGCTCGTTACATGCCGCAGAATCCTCACATCATTGCTACAAAAACACCATCTTCTGATGTGCTGGTTTTTGACTATACAAAGCATCCTGCTAAACCAGGTATGTGGTAATGTAATTAGTCCATTGCTTGAACGTTTTCTTGATTTGAAAAAATTGCTTTGAGGTCATTCAAACTAGTgtaatctataatttttaaaggtttaaaaattgtttcagggGTCCTATCACCAACCTCAGAATTCAGGTGATTTGACAGAAAGACCTGCCAGCAGGTCTCTTCTGGCTCGGTAGGGTTTACTACATGAGAGGATACAGAGCAAAAGTAGGAGGAAAAGATACATATCAGGTAGAGTCCAAAGATGTCAAGCACAGGCTTCTGAGTCCTTCCCCACCAGGGCCACACAGAACGTGATGTCTCTCTAGCAGCAGACCACAGGAGCATGGAAGTATCTCTGCTTAGGGAAGCCTGTTTGAATCTCAGGATCTGGTGTTTTTATAGAGGTCTGGTCACCTAGGTATATCATGCTCTATGACCAGCCATGATAAGGACAACTTAGGACCCCAACAGTGAAACCAGATACATCATGAATCTTGCTAAACAATTCTGCAAGTCTTGACGAGCTGCTACAGCATGCCTCACTGCTCTGTGCATACACAACTTCAGTGACGTGAAGAATTTTGTGAGGGTCACATTCCTAGGGGTTGGCTAAGGGTCAGTCATGGTTGCAGGCTACCCTGGAGACATGCAAGAGCTCAGAAACAGGACCTGCTCTGTTAATCCTTTCCTTGCAAACATGTTTGAAAAACTTGATCGAGGGGTGGGGCGGGTTGCCACCACTCAAATTTGAGGGGATAGCtatagttttcagtattttgTGTTGCAGCTAGTACTAGATTTTGCAAAGGAACTAGTCACTTTATAGTCCTGAAACTTCGTGTGCATCGAGTATTAGAAGTGAAGCACAGAGAACAGGTTTTCAGGGTGGCTATGGGTCAGACCATGTCCTAAGTCATGATTGGTGTGTGGTGCTTTTTTTCAAGCATTGTAATGAATGTTAACAGCTCATTCAGTGAGGAGTGAGGATTGCTTTTACTagttctgataaaaaaaaaaatcacttaatagTTAatgtatctcttttcttctttagacCCAAGTGGAGAATGTAATCCTGATCTTAGGTTAAGAGGCCACCAAAAGGAAGGCTATGGTCTTTCCTGGAATTCTAATTTGAGTGGACATCTCCTAAGTGCATCCGATGATCATGTGAGAGACTTATTCTTTCTAATCTCATGTACTTGGAGTTAAAGACTGTCATGGAGAGCTGTGCACTGAAGGAGTGCTGTATAGTTGAAAGGTTTTCTAAGATAATACTGGTGATTATTGTGATAACATTTTCACAGGATTTAGAGCAATGGTTATCATACTGCCCTGTTGGAGCCTTAGAATTCCACAGAACTCTTTTGAAGCAGCCTTAGaatggagggaaggtgggcaaaAGGTGTcccatgatttaaaaatatctttataatgGAAACTATGAAGTGTGAGGCCTGAGAAACAGAAattacattttagtttatttaagtgtacaattcagtgggttttagtatattcacaaagctgTGCAGTCATCACTGCTCTCgaattctaaaacattttcatcatgtgtcacaaagaaactccatactcttTAAGCAGTCACTCCCCtcttcccccagctcctggcaaccactaatttattttctatctctatagatttgtctcttcttgatttttcatataaatggaatcatatgtgctttttttctttctggcttttcatttagcataagtttttcaaggttcatccaggtTGAAGCAAGGTCAGTATGtcactcctttttatggctgaataatccattatatggatatatcagAATTGatttcatcagtcgatggacatttgggttgtttttacttggggctttttgctctttttttatattttagggctattttgtattttttttttttttttttgctattttgtatTTTGAGTGATGTTGCTATATGAACATTTTtgtgtaagtttttgtgtggatgtaggttttcatttctcttgggtaattACCTAGGAATGGAAATAAtactaggtcatatggtaactctatgtttaacttcttggAAAACTGCCCAGCTTTTCCAAGGGAGCtgtaccacttcacattcccCCCAGAAATGTGTACCCCAGGCTTCCACTTTCTCCATATCCTGGTCAGCACTTACCTTTTTTATTAGAGCCATCCTGGTGGGGGTAAAGTAGTATCTCCTTGTGatgataactaatgatgttgagtatctttttatgtgcttattggctatttatagatctttggagaaatatgtatTCAGATTCCTTGtcggtttttaaattttgtttttttttttattgagttgtaagagttctttgtatattctggatacaagccCTTAATCAGATAGGATTTCGAAagattttctcccactctgtaaggttgtcttcatttttttagcAATGTCCTCCTGAGCACAAAAATTGAATTTTGAGTccagtttatgtatttttattttgtcacttgtgcttttgatatcatcatatctaagaaaccagtACATAATCCGACATCACAAAGATTtacatctatgttttcttctaagagttatCTTGGCATCCTTAATACAAGTATTTTAACAAAAGTACCACACAAACACAAAGTGATCTTGTTAACTTATTGTAGATCAATCTTTGTAGCATTCTTGCCACCTACAGCTCCATACCTTCCTTCATGGATCCCATACTGTAAGCAAAATATGGTGGGTATGACTCCAGCCCAGAGCTGAGAGTAGACTTCTGGAGCTTTTGAAAGCTCTTGTAACTTGGCCACAGGTTCTCTTAACCTTCTTCCGTAGTATATCCTCCTGTCTAGAACAGGCCTATTGCATCACAgaccttcttttatttctactggtTACAATTTCTGTTAagcttttttaaatattgaaagtaGGTAATTGGTTCAGTCAAGATTCTTTAGCTGCAAGCAACCAAAACCAACTCCGGCTGATgcaaacagaaaaggaatttatcAGAAGGGTGTTGGGTAGGGTAGCTCACAGAATTGCTTTGCTGGCTAGAAAATGGCCCAGAACAGAGAGGAGAAGCGGGTGGGTGTTACTCTCCACTTTGTACCCCCCCACACACTTGGCAAACATGAGAACAGATTTCCCTCTTAATGTTCACAATTTAAAGTCctggtcaggggcacctgggtggctcagttggttaagcaactgccttcagcttaggtcatgatcccggggtcctaggatcaagccctgcatcaggctctctgcttctctctctctctgtctgcctgctATTCTCCTTGCTGTATGCAGTAtatctctctcaatctctcaatctctgtcaaattaattaatttaaaaaaatcctggtCAGACTGATGTAGCCACTATCATGTCCTAGCCACGAGGGAGGCTGAGAAGTGAGGGTCTCCCTTAGTTCTCCAAAAGGAAGCTTTCCTCCACTTCCCTCAAAGTGGGTGTGGTAGAGTCTCTGAAACGGAATGGATTATGCTCAGTAACTTTATTACTAGTGCCTTTTGAAGACACCACGCTGGGATTTGCTAGTTATAATAGCTGACGTTTTCTAAGGGCTCTGCATGTGCCAGGCTTCTTGCTCATCTTCCCAGGATCCTTCTGAAATGAGCAGGAAAGGATGTCAAGAGCTCTAtatatgttcctttttcttcagtgCTTGTAAATTGTCTGAGTGTATATCAACAAAGACTAAGGGTGTATTctgtaaaactattttttttgttactgagtaCATAGCTATTACTGGGAAATAGCTTTGTCACAGAAAGTCTTTCAGATAAGAAAGTGATTTTCAAAGAGATGAAACCCATACCAGTCAGTGGAATTGTTGGGGCAAATATGTCTTAGTGGAATTACCTTTTAAACCGTTTGGATGATAATCATTGTCCCATAGCttgtaatattttttcataaaaactttCCTGTTAACTTTGTAATGGTTTTCATTTGAAGAATCAGATCCCAGAGCCTGCTGATCTGTGATCTTTGAGGCCTGGGAAAGGCCCATGGCCTTTCCTTGGATTTTGCTGAAGTATTGAGGTCTGTGCTGTGGGGATCTGTCAGCAGGCCTTAAGCTTTGGCCTCTCAAAGTAGCCTAGTTGGGGTTTCTGGATTTTTCACATGTTCGACTTCCTAATGTTCCACTACAAATAGTGGTTTCTGCTGTGAGGCGAGAGAATTAtccaaagatttttctttttttaagatcttatgtaatttattcatgagagacagagagtgacagagacataggcagaggaagaagcagcatcCCTGTGCGGAACCTGATGCCAGATTCCATCCGGGACCAcaaccctagccaaaggcagattctcaaccactgagccgcccccgcctttaaagattttattcatccattttacAGAGCCTTCAtgagcacaagcagcgggaggggagggagagggagaagcagacaccttaATTTCCAGTCTCCCAACCCTGTGTGAATTTTTAGGACAGGAGTATCTGTTCAGTAAATACTGAATATTGGACTCTTAGTGTTGCATTGTGTAATCgagatgaattttaaaagattttatttatgtattcatgagagtcagagaaagagaggcagagacacaggcagaaggagaagcaggctccatgctgggagcctgatatgggactcgatcccaggactccaggatcacgccctgggccaaaggcaggtgcaaaaccgctgagccacccagggatcccctctagatGAATTTTAGATACTTGATTGAAAGTATGTCAGTAGAAACTCTACCTCATTGTCTATTGCCTGCCATCGTGCCTGGTTTCTCTGTCCCCGTTATCATAtactttccttttccttgccCTCTGCATCTCAGGTGATGAAAGCTATAAGCATACTCTTGTGTTTCTGAAGCTTcactttgtttatatttcttctcccttgtgtttatttctgcctttatatatatagttagataatttttaagtttaagtgatctctacacccagcatggggctcgaactcacaccTCGAGATCAAGATTCactcttcagactgagccagccaggcacccctagttatataattttttaatgaagattgtttgttttttccttctttagacTGTCTGTCTGTGGGATATAAATGCAGGACCAAAGGAAGGCAAGATTGTGGATGCTAAAGCCATCTTTACTGGCCACTCGGCTGTTGTAGAGGATGTGGCCTGGCATCTGCTGCACGAGTCATTGTTTGGATCTGTTGCTGATGATCAGAAGCTTATGATGTAAGGTGGAAGGTTCAGTGGGGTCTTGATATATGGGTGTCCTGAATGATCAACAGTGATTGTGGTGGCctatggtttgatttttttttaagttatatactGGCCTTAAAAGCTTTAGCTTGacatacaagaaacaacaagtgtaacagcttttttttttttttttttttttttttttgcatagaagATACTGTGCTATAtgaatgaacatatttttttacttgaaaaaaaatctacaaatgtaAAGAAACATTCTTAGTGGTATGTGTCAAAATTAGGGTCACAGTGACTTTGAAGATGAGGGCTAAAAATGTTTGCATCAGGGCATGGCTACAGGCTGCATTCAGCCacctaaaatgtgttttatttcataaagaaaCTAGTATCTGAGGCAAATGTGGCTAAATAGTAAAATATGGTAAGGTTGGGTTGTAGGTATCAAATTGTTACATTATTCTCCAGTAGTTGTGTCTGCTTGAAATATTTGGTAATAAGACAGGAATCTGAAACTGGAAATGATAGCcctaatttattttctgtggGTTTAGAATATGTCACTTAGTGGCTGGAAGTCCAGATTGGCAGCTTTGTATGTGATTAGGGTGTCCATGAAGGGGTGAGCATGGCAGAGTAAGGGTGGTGTGGAGTGGTGCAGACCTGGAAACGGGCATGAGAAACTGAGGAGGGTTGGGTGGCTTCTGCTTGTGCTGTGTGCCTTGTGTCTTTGTGTTCTAGATGGGACACCAGGTCCAACACCACCTCCAAGCCAAGCCACCTGGTGGATGCACACACTGCCGAGGTCAACTGCCTGTCCTTCAACCCTTACAGCGAGTTCATTCTCGCAACTGGCTCTGCGGATAaggttttttaagtttttgtataTTTGATGTTTATGAATCCAGTTGTCTTGTGCTATAATCAGATATTCTAAAATTCTTCGTACAGTGCAGAAAtgaattccttttcatttatttttcttcagactGTAGCTTTATGGGATCTGCGtaatttaaaactaaaactgCATACCTTTGAATCTCATAAAGATGAAATTTTCCAGGTATGTGACAGTTTTCTCATGTCTGTCAGGCTTTTAGTAACTCTTTGATGGTGGGAAATTTAAAATCTTACTGGCTTTATAGCAGGCatgatatttgttttaaattcctcttCTGTATATATATGTTAACTAGTGGGAAGTAACTTGGAGCTATTTGAGATTATTACATTAGAAGTAGAAAAATCTTGCAAAACaggatcattttaaaaagtgaaattcaaGGATTCTTTAGTTAAGGTGTCCAGTGTGGTGCATTCTCTAGTGAATAAAAATACCTTGTATGTGGTTTCAAATGGAGATTTGCTTAGGTTTAAGATACACCTCATTGAAAAAGTGAAAAGCTTCTGGATTAGTTATGGGCTTATTAATAAGCGTATGGAGGTTCCTAGCTGAGCTCCCCTGTATGGGGGGGTGTGATCTTCCCGGAGGGTGGGCTGGGGAGATGGGCCATTTAAGAGCACTTGAAAGGACAGGACAAGGAGGGTGAGGGCTGTATCCAAGAAGAGGATACAGAAGAGGAGATGGGGAAAATCTCAAGGATTAGAATGATACCCACAAACGTAGGAACAAATGATGCTTCATACTTTCAAATCTGTATTGCTAGGTCCACTGGTCTCCACATAATGAAACCATTCTGGCCTCAAGTGGTACTGACCGCCGCCTGAATGTGTGGGATTTAAGGTAACTCAGAATCTGGTAACAAGAAACAGCTTAAATCTGTTAATATGACAGTGTAGTAATTCATAAACTAGAGCATAGTTTGCTGATCCCAGTTTAATAAGCCAAATATTAAAGCAACTTTCAGGTACCTTCCTGAAGAGTCTTGGTTCTGTAAAATAGAAGTGAATCAGCAAATGGActgcaaaataaatttatacaagGAGAGTTTAACGATCCAAATAATTGTATTGAAAACACTGTTGGTAGAGAAGCTAGCTGTTCCCATCTCATTGGAGCTCATATCA
This genomic window contains:
- the RBBP7 gene encoding histone-binding protein RBBP7 isoform X3, giving the protein MASKEMFEDTVEERVINEEYKIWKKNTPFLYDLVMTHALQWPSLTVQWLPEVTKPEGKDYALHWLVLGTHTSDEQNHLVVARVHIPNDDAQFDASHCDSEKGEFGGFGSVTGKIECEIKINHEGEVNRARYMPQNPHIIATKTPSSDVLVFDYTKHPAKPDPSGECNPDLRLRGHQKEGYGLSWNSNLSGHLLSASDDHTVCLWDINAGPKEGKIVDAKAIFTGHSAVVEDVAWHLLHESLFGSVADDQKLMIWDTRSNTTSKPSHLVDAHTAEVNCLSFNPYSEFILATGSADKTVALWDLRNLKLKLHTFESHKDEIFQVHWSPHNETILASSGTDRRLNVWDLSKIGEEQSAEDAEDGPPELLFIHGGHTAKISDFSWNPNEPWVICSVSEDNIMQIWQMAENIYNDEESDVTTSELEGQGS
- the RBBP7 gene encoding histone-binding protein RBBP7 isoform X1 — encoded protein: MAADAGFVGAEAAPGGGWRERAEGFLLHVDSSPGVGRGAPAQMGRHLRTVFEDTVEERVINEEYKIWKKNTPFLYDLVMTHALQWPSLTVQWLPEVTKPEGKDYALHWLVLGTHTSDEQNHLVVARVHIPNDDAQFDASHCDSEKGEFGGFGSVTGKIECEIKINHEGEVNRARYMPQNPHIIATKTPSSDVLVFDYTKHPAKPDPSGECNPDLRLRGHQKEGYGLSWNSNLSGHLLSASDDHTVCLWDINAGPKEGKIVDAKAIFTGHSAVVEDVAWHLLHESLFGSVADDQKLMIWDTRSNTTSKPSHLVDAHTAEVNCLSFNPYSEFILATGSADKTVALWDLRNLKLKLHTFESHKDEIFQVHWSPHNETILASSGTDRRLNVWDLSKIGEEQSAEDAEDGPPELLFIHGGHTAKISDFSWNPNEPWVICSVSEDNIMQIWQMAENIYNDEESDVTTSELEGQGS
- the RBBP7 gene encoding histone-binding protein RBBP7 isoform X4; the encoded protein is MASKEMFEDTVEERVINEEYKIWKKNTPFLYDLVMTHALQWPSLTVQWLPEVTKPEGKDYALHWLVLGTHTSDEQNHLVVARVHIPNDDAQFDASHCDSEKGGKIECEIKINHEGEVNRARYMPQNPHIIATKTPSSDVLVFDYTKHPAKPDPSGECNPDLRLRGHQKEGYGLSWNSNLSGHLLSASDDHTVCLWDINAGPKEGKIVDAKAIFTGHSAVVEDVAWHLLHESLFGSVADDQKLMIWDTRSNTTSKPSHLVDAHTAEVNCLSFNPYSEFILATGSADKTVALWDLRNLKLKLHTFESHKDEIFQVHWSPHNETILASSGTDRRLNVWDLSKIGEEQSAEDAEDGPPELLFIHGGHTAKISDFSWNPNEPWVICSVSEDNIMQIWQMAENIYNDEESDVTTSELEGQGS
- the RBBP7 gene encoding histone-binding protein RBBP7 isoform X2; protein product: MAADAGFVGAEAAPGGGWRERAEGFLLHVDSSPGVGRGAPAQMGRHLRTVFEDTVEERVINEEYKIWKKNTPFLYDLVMTHALQWPSLTVQWLPEVTKPEGKDYALHWLVLGTHTSDEQNHLVVARVHIPNDDAQFDASHCDSEKGGKIECEIKINHEGEVNRARYMPQNPHIIATKTPSSDVLVFDYTKHPAKPDPSGECNPDLRLRGHQKEGYGLSWNSNLSGHLLSASDDHTVCLWDINAGPKEGKIVDAKAIFTGHSAVVEDVAWHLLHESLFGSVADDQKLMIWDTRSNTTSKPSHLVDAHTAEVNCLSFNPYSEFILATGSADKTVALWDLRNLKLKLHTFESHKDEIFQVHWSPHNETILASSGTDRRLNVWDLSKIGEEQSAEDAEDGPPELLFIHGGHTAKISDFSWNPNEPWVICSVSEDNIMQIWQMAENIYNDEESDVTTSELEGQGS